The following proteins come from a genomic window of Chryseobacterium glaciei:
- a CDS encoding DUF3098 domain-containing protein has product MSKKTNKFSAADFGKETETTQENTFYFGQQNFKWMLIGLAFIVVGFLLMMGHDANTVDGKLDPNSWNEDIFSIRRIRIAPLFIVIGFVIEVYAILKRK; this is encoded by the coding sequence ATGAGCAAAAAAACAAATAAATTTTCTGCAGCAGATTTCGGTAAAGAAACTGAAACTACTCAGGAAAACACGTTCTATTTCGGACAGCAAAACTTTAAATGGATGCTTATTGGTTTAGCATTTATCGTTGTCGGATTTTTATTAATGATGGGACATGACGCCAATACTGTTGACGGAAAACTAGATCCTAATTCTTGGAATGAAGATATTTTTTCTATCCGAAGAATCAGAATCGCACCTCTATTCATTGTAATAGGATTCGTCATTGAAGTATACGCGATTTTAAAAAGAAAATAA
- a CDS encoding SMP-30/gluconolactonase/LRE family protein has protein sequence MKNIFRISLIGLVFALVNCKSVNYSNMFYDGVKPEKVSDKFSFTEGPSSDKEGNVYFTDQPNDKIYYWDWKTNQVIVFLDKSGRANGTHFDKDDNLITCSDDNGEIWKISKDKKVQILSKGFEGKRLNGPNDVWNDEFGGMYFTDPLYKRDYWVNFKQEIPHKSLYYRNKEGKITKLETFTQPNGIVGSEKYKKLYVSDIDAGKTYVYDILGEGKLSEKKLFCEMGSDGMTLDKHGNLYLTGKGVTVFDRNGRKIYQIPIDEEWTSNVTFGGKNNEILFITASKSVYTLPTKVKGVR, from the coding sequence ATGAAAAATATCTTTAGAATCAGCTTGATTGGTTTGGTTTTCGCATTAGTAAATTGTAAATCAGTAAATTATAGTAACATGTTTTATGATGGTGTAAAGCCGGAAAAGGTTTCCGATAAATTTAGTTTTACGGAAGGTCCATCTTCGGATAAAGAGGGGAATGTATATTTTACAGACCAACCCAATGATAAGATCTATTATTGGGACTGGAAGACCAACCAGGTAATTGTTTTCTTAGATAAATCGGGGAGAGCCAATGGAACACATTTCGATAAGGATGATAATTTGATCACTTGTTCGGATGACAATGGCGAAATCTGGAAGATATCAAAAGATAAAAAAGTACAAATTTTATCAAAAGGTTTTGAAGGAAAAAGACTGAACGGACCAAACGATGTCTGGAACGACGAATTTGGCGGAATGTACTTCACAGATCCTTTATATAAAAGAGATTATTGGGTAAATTTCAAACAGGAAATTCCACACAAAAGTTTATATTACAGAAATAAAGAGGGAAAAATAACCAAACTAGAAACATTCACACAACCCAACGGAATTGTAGGAAGTGAAAAGTATAAAAAGCTTTACGTTTCGGATATTGATGCCGGAAAAACTTATGTTTATGACATTTTAGGTGAAGGAAAATTATCTGAGAAGAAATTATTTTGCGAAATGGGATCAGATGGAATGACGCTTGACAAACACGGAAATCTTTATTTAACAGGAAAGGGTGTAACGGTTTTCGATCGTAATGGAAGAAAGATTTATCAAATCCCGATTGATGAAGAATGGACTTCAAATGTGACTTTCGGAGGAAAGAATAATGAAATTTTATTCATCACAGCTTCAAAATCGGTGTATACTTTACCGACAAAAGTGAAAGGTGTGAGGTAG
- a CDS encoding helix-hairpin-helix domain-containing protein: MKKNYYQKLAFMGMLLIILFTFQKYTSKEKEDFSDVKFVSESTTPLSLSEFEPNDLDQKQWQNLGFTEKQIATILNYKKVVGGRFTSKEQFKKCYAVSPEKFKELESYILLPETNKEAKSSHFKSFEKKSINISGKFNPDHYSANDWVKMGFSERQAEAILKYKSYLGGNFVSKEKFKECFIINDENYEKLEPYLILPTKTPENFKNFARNFTSRKSKVQYHSFDPNTLNIDGWKAFGFSEKQANTIVNYRDRNLKGSFKNLEDIQKCFVISAEKFEELRPYIKLNPSNLAKIDEKKFEIRQEKTDFSKIDLNSITFKQLLEFGMDERAAGSIIGFRKKLGGFVNKDQILTTYNIDKDLTQKLLTIAPLNTSNVPKYTLVDAPEEWLKNHPYFKYSADKIIFYRISERDEKKIWKLLKVKPEYEARMKLYLK, translated from the coding sequence ATGAAAAAAAACTATTACCAAAAACTGGCATTCATGGGAATGCTGTTGATTATTCTTTTCACATTTCAAAAATATACAAGCAAGGAAAAAGAAGATTTTTCTGATGTAAAATTCGTTTCTGAAAGTACAACTCCTTTAAGTTTATCTGAATTTGAACCAAACGATCTTGACCAGAAACAATGGCAAAATCTAGGCTTTACTGAAAAGCAAATTGCCACTATTTTAAATTATAAAAAGGTTGTTGGAGGAAGATTTACATCAAAAGAACAATTCAAAAAATGCTATGCTGTTTCGCCGGAAAAGTTTAAAGAGCTGGAATCCTATATTTTACTTCCTGAAACTAATAAAGAAGCTAAATCAAGTCATTTTAAAAGCTTCGAGAAGAAGAGCATCAATATTTCAGGGAAATTCAATCCTGATCATTATTCTGCGAATGATTGGGTGAAAATGGGTTTCAGTGAAAGACAGGCGGAAGCTATTTTAAAGTATAAAAGTTATTTAGGCGGAAATTTTGTCAGCAAAGAAAAGTTTAAAGAATGTTTTATTATTAATGATGAAAACTATGAAAAACTTGAACCTTATTTGATACTTCCTACAAAAACTCCTGAAAATTTCAAAAATTTTGCTAGAAACTTTACTTCCAGAAAATCCAAAGTTCAATATCATTCTTTTGATCCGAATACTTTGAATATTGATGGTTGGAAGGCTTTCGGATTTTCAGAAAAACAGGCAAATACTATTGTTAATTATCGAGATAGAAACTTAAAAGGAAGTTTTAAAAATTTAGAAGATATTCAAAAATGTTTTGTGATTTCAGCTGAAAAGTTTGAAGAATTAAGACCTTATATTAAACTTAATCCATCAAATTTAGCAAAGATTGATGAAAAGAAATTTGAAATCAGACAAGAGAAAACAGACTTTTCAAAAATAGACCTGAATTCAATTACTTTTAAACAGCTTTTAGAATTTGGAATGGATGAAAGAGCTGCAGGTTCAATAATAGGATTTAGAAAAAAATTAGGAGGTTTTGTAAATAAAGATCAGATTTTGACGACTTATAATATTGATAAAGATTTAACTCAAAAACTACTTACAATTGCTCCGTTAAATACTTCAAATGTCCCAAAATATACTTTGGTTGATGCTCCCGAAGAATGGCTTAAAAATCATCCTTATTTTAAATATTCTGCGGATAAAATTATTTTCTACAGAATTAGCGAACGCGATGAAAAGAAAATCTGGAAATTATTGAAAGTGAAGCCGGAATATGAGGCAAGAATGAAACTGTATTTGAAATAG
- a CDS encoding AraC family transcriptional regulator — protein MNSISVLHIDLFQSGKNASDFYFNTMRDHLVSSHKHIEKPHRHDFYVTVLFTKGKGIHEIDFQKYEVSEGSIFFLSPGQVHSWELSEDTDGYIFFCSQEYYDMHYVNRKLRSFPFFSSPTFPRKFQFESDDFLKIINLFKEIEEEYHAQNMMKDDFILSLMSQIYIYTTRQFSKNFDEISSPTSVSYFKHYQDFENLVEQYFTTQKSIAYYASIMEISPKHLNRITQTVVQKTATEVITERVILEAKRMLMYLDESLVEIAFRLGYEEYSYFVRVFRKGSGMTPTQFIKKYKA, from the coding sequence ATGAATTCTATCTCAGTCTTACATATCGATCTTTTTCAGTCTGGGAAGAATGCTTCGGATTTTTATTTTAATACGATGAGAGATCATTTGGTTTCCAGTCATAAGCATATTGAGAAACCGCACCGTCACGATTTTTATGTCACCGTACTTTTTACGAAAGGGAAAGGGATTCATGAGATTGATTTTCAGAAATATGAAGTTTCTGAGGGAAGTATTTTCTTTTTATCGCCGGGGCAGGTTCACAGTTGGGAACTTTCGGAAGATACTGATGGTTATATTTTTTTCTGCTCGCAGGAATATTATGATATGCATTATGTGAACAGAAAATTGAGGAGTTTCCCTTTTTTCAGTTCGCCAACTTTTCCGAGAAAATTTCAGTTTGAATCGGACGATTTCTTGAAAATAATTAATTTGTTCAAAGAAATAGAAGAAGAATATCATGCTCAAAATATGATGAAAGACGATTTTATTCTTTCTCTTATGTCTCAGATTTATATCTATACGACAAGGCAGTTTTCTAAAAATTTTGATGAAATAAGTTCGCCGACAAGTGTTTCTTATTTTAAACATTATCAGGATTTTGAGAATTTGGTTGAACAATATTTTACAACTCAAAAATCAATCGCGTATTATGCGTCTATAATGGAAATCTCGCCAAAACATTTAAACAGAATTACGCAAACCGTGGTTCAAAAAACGGCAACAGAAGTGATTACTGAAAGGGTAATTTTGGAAGCAAAAAGAATGCTGATGTACCTTGATGAGAGCCTGGTTGAAATAGCTTTTCGTCTTGGTTATGAGGAATATTCTTATTTTGTGAGAGTCTTCCGCAAAGGCTCAGGAATGACTCCCACGCAATTTATAAAGAAATATAAGGCTTAA
- the rpsA gene encoding 30S ribosomal protein S1, with the protein MSKETNSAEVILNQNVAPEQFDWDSFESGLDADARKEKSDLEEIYNGSLSSLNDNDVITGKVVRLTDKEAIVDIDFKSEGVISLNEFRYNPGLKVGDDVEVMVDRREDKTGQLQLSHRKARTLKAWDRVNELHETGEIVNGFVKSRTKGGMIVDVHGIEAFLPGSQIDVKPIKDYDQFVGKTMEFKVVKINPEFKNVVVSHKALIEADIEGQKKEIIAQLEKGQVLEGTVKNITSYGVFIDLGGVDGLIHITDLSWSRVNHPSEILEDGQTVKVVILDFDDEKTRIQLGMKQLEAHPWDALSADMKVGDKVKGKVVVLADYGAFVEIAPGVEGLIHVSEMSWSTHLRSAGDFVKVGDEVEAEVLTLDREDRKISLGIKQLSKDPWENIETKYPVASKHVGTVRNFTNFGVFVELEEGIDGLIYISDLSWTKKIKHPSEFCAVGDKLDVVVLELDIQARRLSLGHKQLTENPWDKFETKYAEGTIHAGKAVDVHDKGASVQFEDAEVEAFCPSRLLEKEDGSKIKKGEDAQFKVIEFNKEFKRVVVSHTGIFRDEEKKNVRDNSNNNRSNNTSSSSNNEERSTLGDIDALAELKRKMEEGK; encoded by the coding sequence ATGTCAAAAGAGACAAATTCAGCAGAGGTTATTTTAAACCAAAACGTAGCACCAGAACAATTTGATTGGGATTCTTTCGAATCAGGTCTTGATGCAGACGCAAGAAAAGAAAAAAGTGATTTAGAGGAAATCTACAACGGATCTTTAAGCAGTTTAAACGATAACGACGTTATCACTGGTAAAGTTGTAAGATTAACTGATAAAGAAGCTATCGTTGACATCGACTTCAAATCAGAAGGTGTTATTTCTCTTAACGAATTCCGTTACAACCCAGGCCTAAAAGTAGGTGATGATGTTGAAGTAATGGTAGACAGAAGAGAAGATAAAACAGGACAGTTACAGTTATCTCACAGAAAAGCTAGAACGCTTAAAGCTTGGGATAGAGTAAACGAACTTCACGAAACTGGAGAAATCGTTAACGGTTTTGTTAAGTCTAGAACTAAAGGTGGTATGATCGTTGACGTTCACGGAATCGAAGCATTCTTACCAGGTTCTCAAATTGATGTTAAGCCAATTAAAGATTACGATCAGTTCGTAGGTAAAACTATGGAGTTCAAAGTTGTGAAAATCAACCCTGAGTTCAAAAACGTAGTTGTATCTCACAAAGCATTGATCGAAGCAGATATCGAAGGTCAGAAAAAAGAAATCATCGCTCAACTTGAAAAAGGTCAGGTTCTTGAAGGTACTGTTAAGAATATTACTTCTTACGGTGTATTCATTGACTTAGGAGGTGTTGATGGATTGATCCACATTACAGACCTTTCTTGGTCTAGAGTGAACCACCCATCTGAAATCTTAGAAGACGGACAGACTGTAAAAGTTGTTATCCTTGATTTTGATGACGAGAAAACAAGAATCCAATTAGGTATGAAGCAATTAGAAGCTCATCCTTGGGATGCTCTTTCTGCTGACATGAAAGTTGGAGATAAAGTAAAAGGAAAAGTAGTAGTTCTTGCTGACTATGGTGCATTCGTAGAAATCGCTCCAGGTGTAGAAGGACTAATCCACGTTTCTGAAATGTCTTGGTCTACTCACTTAAGATCTGCAGGTGATTTCGTGAAAGTAGGTGATGAAGTTGAAGCTGAAGTATTAACTTTAGATAGAGAAGACAGAAAAATCTCTCTTGGTATCAAGCAATTGTCTAAAGATCCATGGGAAAACATTGAAACTAAGTACCCAGTTGCATCTAAGCATGTAGGAACTGTAAGAAACTTTACTAACTTCGGTGTATTCGTTGAGTTAGAAGAAGGTATCGACGGTTTAATCTATATCTCTGATCTTTCTTGGACTAAGAAAATCAAGCACCCATCTGAGTTCTGTGCTGTTGGTGATAAATTAGATGTTGTAGTTCTAGAATTAGACATCCAAGCTAGAAGATTATCTCTAGGTCACAAACAATTGACTGAGAACCCATGGGATAAATTCGAAACGAAGTATGCTGAGGGAACTATTCACGCTGGTAAAGCGGTAGACGTTCACGATAAAGGAGCTTCTGTACAATTCGAAGATGCTGAGGTTGAAGCATTCTGTCCTTCAAGATTATTAGAGAAAGAAGATGGATCTAAAATCAAAAAAGGTGAAGATGCTCAATTCAAAGTAATTGAATTCAACAAAGAATTCAAGAGAGTAGTAGT
- the rluF gene encoding 23S rRNA pseudouridine(2604) synthase RluF encodes MQEKTRINKYLSEAGYCSRRAADKLLEEGRITINGKVPEMGTKVSDEDIVEVDGKPIRESEDEPIYIAFNKPVGIVCTTDTKREIDNIIEYINHPKRIFPIGRLDKPSEGLILLTNDGDIVNKILRARNNHEKEYLVRVDKPTNPKFLDKMRNGVPILDTVTKKCEVEKIDDMTFRIVLTQGLNRQIRRMCEYLGYEVKKLKRIRIMNVKLDIPVGKWRDLTDTELSTLNDLLGDSSKTIE; translated from the coding sequence ATGCAGGAGAAAACACGTATCAATAAATATTTATCGGAAGCTGGATACTGCTCGCGAAGAGCTGCAGATAAGCTTTTGGAAGAAGGCAGAATTACGATCAATGGTAAGGTTCCTGAAATGGGAACTAAGGTTTCTGATGAAGATATCGTGGAAGTTGACGGCAAACCAATACGTGAATCTGAGGATGAACCAATTTACATTGCTTTCAATAAACCTGTAGGCATCGTTTGTACAACAGATACCAAGCGCGAAATAGATAATATTATAGAATATATTAACCATCCGAAAAGAATTTTCCCAATCGGAAGATTAGATAAACCAAGTGAGGGATTGATTCTTTTAACCAACGACGGTGATATCGTTAATAAAATTCTGAGAGCCAGAAACAATCACGAAAAAGAGTATTTGGTGCGAGTAGACAAACCTACGAATCCAAAATTTTTAGATAAAATGCGAAATGGAGTTCCTATTTTGGATACAGTCACAAAAAAATGTGAAGTTGAAAAAATTGACGATATGACTTTCAGGATCGTTCTTACACAAGGCTTAAACAGACAAATCCGTAGAATGTGCGAATATCTTGGCTACGAAGTAAAAAAGCTAAAAAGAATTCGTATCATGAATGTAAAATTAGATATTCCCGTTGGAAAATGGAGAGATTTAACGGATACTGAACTTTCTACTTTGAATGATTTACTTGGAGATTCTAGTAAGACTATAGAATAA
- a CDS encoding undecaprenyl-diphosphate phosphatase codes for MDLIKAIVIAIIEGLTEYLPISSTAHMGFAANLMGMQEDEFLKMFQVSIQFGAILSVVVAYWKKFFDFNNIKFYFKLAYAVVPALVLGYLFDDKIEAILGNQIAISSVLVLGGVVLLFADKWFKNPTIDDEKGITVKKAITIGFWQCLAMMPGTSRSAASIIGGMTQGLTRKAAAEFSFFLAVPTMLAVTVYSVFVKTWGKETPNPQKGYEMIMSSNDHIMIFVIGNVVAFIVALIAIKAFIGVLNKYGFKPWGWYRIFVGLALLIYFYFFK; via the coding sequence ATGGATTTAATCAAAGCAATCGTTATTGCCATTATTGAAGGGCTGACAGAATATCTGCCAATCTCTTCTACCGCACACATGGGTTTTGCAGCCAATTTAATGGGCATGCAGGAAGATGAATTTTTAAAAATGTTTCAGGTTTCCATTCAGTTTGGGGCAATCTTGTCTGTTGTAGTTGCATATTGGAAAAAATTCTTTGATTTCAACAATATCAAGTTTTATTTTAAGTTGGCTTATGCAGTTGTTCCTGCGTTGGTTTTAGGATATTTATTTGATGATAAAATTGAAGCTATCCTTGGAAATCAGATTGCAATTTCGTCCGTTTTAGTACTTGGTGGAGTTGTTTTATTGTTTGCAGATAAATGGTTTAAAAATCCAACCATCGATGATGAAAAAGGAATTACTGTAAAAAAAGCAATCACAATTGGATTCTGGCAATGTCTTGCGATGATGCCTGGAACGAGTAGAAGTGCTGCTTCTATTATTGGAGGAATGACTCAGGGGTTAACGAGAAAAGCTGCGGCAGAATTTTCATTCTTTTTGGCGGTTCCTACGATGTTGGCGGTTACAGTTTATTCTGTTTTTGTTAAAACATGGGGTAAAGAAACACCTAATCCTCAAAAAGGGTACGAGATGATTATGTCGTCAAACGACCATATTATGATCTTCGTGATTGGAAATGTTGTGGCATTTATTGTAGCGTTAATCGCTATTAAAGCTTTCATCGGAGTTTTAAATAAATATGGTTTCAAACCTTGGGGATGGTACCGTATTTTTGTTGGATTGGCTTTATTGATTTATTTTTACTTTTTTAAATAA
- the ccoG gene encoding cytochrome c oxidase accessory protein CcoG encodes MSIQSGDIKTSDIENEAFRNSVGTMDETGSRKWVFPRKPKGKYTNYRNYVSYFLLALFFGLPFIKINNNPFLLINVIDRRFFIFGQPFYLQDFFILALGAVTSVIFVMLFTVVFGRIFCGWLCPQTIFMESVFRKIDYWIEGDRNKQMKLDRQEWDAEKIRKRITKWSIFILISVIISHFMFMYIVGYEEVIKIMKEGPIDHSLKFIGMIGFAMTFYFVFAWLREQVCTLVCPYGRLQGVLIDKQTMNVYYDFKRGENRSKWRNGEDRKAEGKGDCIDCQQCVVVCPTGIDIRNGQQLECINCTACIDACDEVMEKVGLPKGLVRYATEAEIENQEKFKFTSRMKVTTAFLVILIGFLGFLMYDRGSMEAKFIKPAGSTFFIKNGKITNTFIYTLLNKTNEKKTLTIKVMNPKNAEITFFGSEKIILKGDEILKGNINITFPEEDIKFSKQNMTIGVFDETGKMLDSFDTNFEGPFKLLL; translated from the coding sequence ATGAGCATACAATCCGGCGATATTAAAACTTCAGACATTGAAAATGAAGCTTTTAGAAATTCGGTAGGCACGATGGATGAAACCGGAAGCCGAAAATGGGTTTTCCCAAGGAAACCAAAAGGAAAATACACCAATTATAGAAATTATGTGAGCTATTTTCTATTAGCTTTATTCTTTGGATTACCTTTTATAAAAATCAACAATAATCCTTTTTTATTAATTAATGTTATCGACAGAAGGTTTTTCATTTTTGGGCAACCATTCTATCTTCAGGATTTCTTTATTCTGGCGTTAGGAGCAGTTACTTCCGTAATTTTCGTCATGCTTTTCACCGTCGTTTTTGGAAGAATATTCTGTGGCTGGCTTTGTCCGCAAACCATTTTTATGGAAAGTGTTTTCAGAAAAATCGACTACTGGATCGAGGGCGACAGAAACAAACAAATGAAACTCGACAGACAGGAATGGGACGCTGAAAAGATTAGAAAAAGAATAACGAAATGGTCTATTTTCATATTAATATCCGTGATTATTTCACATTTCATGTTCATGTATATCGTGGGTTATGAAGAGGTGATTAAGATCATGAAAGAAGGTCCAATTGACCATTCTTTGAAATTCATAGGAATGATTGGCTTTGCAATGACTTTTTATTTTGTTTTTGCATGGCTTCGGGAACAGGTTTGTACTTTGGTTTGTCCGTACGGAAGACTTCAGGGAGTGTTGATCGACAAACAGACCATGAATGTTTATTACGATTTTAAAAGAGGAGAAAATCGTTCAAAATGGAGAAACGGAGAAGATCGAAAAGCTGAAGGAAAAGGAGATTGCATCGATTGCCAACAATGCGTAGTTGTCTGCCCAACAGGAATCGACATCAGAAACGGACAACAATTGGAATGCATCAACTGTACAGCTTGTATCGATGCCTGCGACGAGGTCATGGAAAAGGTTGGACTTCCAAAAGGATTGGTACGATATGCAACCGAAGCCGAGATTGAAAATCAGGAGAAGTTCAAATTTACTTCAAGAATGAAAGTTACGACTGCATTTCTTGTTATATTAATCGGGTTCCTTGGATTTCTAATGTACGACCGAGGTTCTATGGAAGCTAAATTCATCAAACCTGCAGGATCAACATTTTTCATTAAAAACGGAAAAATAACGAATACTTTTATCTATACTCTTCTTAACAAAACGAACGAGAAAAAGACTTTAACCATAAAAGTTATGAATCCTAAAAATGCTGAAATAACATTCTTTGGTTCAGAAAAAATCATCTTAAAAGGTGATGAAATTTTAAAAGGAAACATCAATATCACTTTTCCCGAAGAAGACATTAAATTTTCAAAACAAAATATGACCATCGGTGTATTCGACGAAACCGGAAAAATGCTGGATTCTTTTGACACTAATTTTGAAGGACCGTTTAAGTTGTTGTTATAA
- a CDS encoding DEAD/DEAH box helicase, whose protein sequence is MELESIYQKLQIQDMNQMQKSTYKTTENNTDVVLLSPTGSGKTLAFLFPVLRNLKKDVSGIQALILVPARELALQIEQVFKSMGTDFKVSVCYGGHDKKIEVNNLIEAPAVLIGTPGRVTYHLRNNNFDPKTIKTLVLDEFDKALELGFHEDMEFISNSLRGLSQRILTSATAMDEIPEFTGLKNEKIIDFLKLGDAKPDIQLRKVMTISEEKLDTLFNLICKIGNKRTLIFCNHREAVDRISDLLADKGIDRETFHGGMEQDERERALLKFRNDSARILITTDLASRGLDVPEVESIVHYQLPYKEDAFIHRNGRTARMNAKGFAYLIMTAEENFPFIKNDTPEESVAGFNTFPEKTPFQTIYISAGKKDKVNKVDIVGYLIKKGQLRKEDIGLIEVKDTTSYVAVSRNKVKTLLDTLIAEKLKGKKVKMEVAY, encoded by the coding sequence ATGGAATTAGAATCAATATATCAAAAACTGCAGATTCAGGATATGAATCAGATGCAGAAATCTACATACAAGACCACTGAAAACAATACTGATGTTGTTTTGCTTTCTCCTACAGGCTCAGGAAAAACGCTTGCTTTTTTGTTTCCTGTTCTTCGAAACCTGAAAAAAGATGTTTCCGGAATTCAGGCTTTAATTTTGGTTCCGGCAAGAGAATTGGCGTTGCAAATTGAGCAAGTTTTCAAATCTATGGGAACGGATTTTAAAGTTTCTGTGTGTTATGGAGGTCATGATAAAAAAATTGAGGTCAATAATTTAATTGAAGCTCCGGCTGTTTTGATCGGAACTCCAGGAAGAGTTACATATCATTTAAGAAATAACAATTTTGATCCGAAAACGATCAAGACTTTGGTGTTAGATGAGTTTGATAAAGCGTTGGAGTTAGGTTTTCATGAAGATATGGAATTCATTTCTAATTCTCTGAGAGGTCTTTCTCAAAGAATTTTAACTTCTGCGACGGCGATGGATGAAATTCCAGAGTTCACAGGATTGAAAAATGAGAAAATCATTGATTTCTTAAAGTTGGGTGATGCAAAACCAGATATTCAGTTGCGAAAAGTAATGACCATTTCTGAGGAAAAATTAGATACTTTATTTAATTTGATCTGTAAAATCGGGAATAAAAGGACATTGATTTTCTGTAATCACCGTGAGGCTGTAGATCGTATTTCTGACCTTTTAGCTGATAAAGGAATCGACAGAGAAACCTTCCACGGCGGAATGGAGCAGGACGAAAGAGAACGTGCATTACTGAAATTCCGAAATGATTCTGCAAGGATTTTAATCACAACCGACCTAGCTTCAAGAGGTTTAGATGTTCCTGAAGTTGAATCAATCGTTCATTATCAATTACCTTATAAAGAAGATGCTTTCATTCACAGAAACGGTCGTACCGCAAGAATGAATGCTAAAGGTTTTGCTTATTTGATAATGACTGCGGAAGAAAATTTTCCATTCATTAAAAATGATACGCCTGAAGAAAGTGTTGCAGGATTTAATACGTTTCCTGAAAAAACACCTTTCCAAACAATTTACATCAGCGCCGGAAAAAAAGATAAAGTTAATAAAGTGGATATTGTTGGATACCTTATTAAAAAAGGACAACTTAGAAAAGAAGATATTGGCTTGATTGAAGTAAAAGATACAACTTCTTATGTTGCCGTTTCAAGAAATAAGGTCAAGACATTGTTGGATACATTGATTGCTGAAAAACTGAAAGGTAAGAAGGTGAAGATGGAGGTTGCTTACTAA
- the truB gene encoding tRNA pseudouridine(55) synthase TruB, with amino-acid sequence MTAEELQSGYTFLLDKPLDWTSFQAVNKMKYKLKREFNLPKKFKIGHAGTLDPRATGLLIVCCGKFTKKIPEIQDAPKEYWTEIKIGVQTESYDTEKPEILQQDYSHVSEEQINEAVMKFLGEIDQTPPVFSAIKIDGQRAYNLARAGEEVEMKSRKTTILYIEDIKIDLPLVSFTVGCSKGTYIRSLAHDIGQELGVGAYLTQLRRTKIGDYKIEDATTQFLDNDFRFGNN; translated from the coding sequence ATGACAGCTGAAGAACTGCAATCAGGATATACTTTTTTATTAGACAAACCTCTGGATTGGACTTCTTTTCAGGCAGTCAATAAAATGAAATATAAGCTCAAAAGAGAGTTTAATCTTCCTAAGAAATTTAAAATTGGTCACGCCGGAACACTAGATCCAAGAGCAACAGGATTGCTTATTGTTTGTTGCGGGAAATTCACTAAGAAAATCCCTGAAATACAGGATGCTCCCAAAGAATACTGGACTGAAATTAAAATTGGAGTTCAAACAGAATCATACGACACCGAAAAACCTGAAATCCTTCAACAAGATTACTCTCACGTTTCAGAAGAGCAGATAAATGAAGCTGTAATGAAATTTTTAGGTGAAATAGATCAAACGCCACCTGTTTTTTCTGCAATAAAGATTGATGGACAAAGAGCCTATAATTTGGCTAGAGCAGGAGAGGAAGTAGAAATGAAATCCAGAAAAACAACGATTCTTTATATTGAAGATATCAAAATAGATCTTCCTTTAGTAAGCTTTACAGTAGGCTGTTCTAAAGGAACTTATATCCGAAGTTTAGCCCACGATATTGGGCAGGAATTGGGTGTTGGAGCTTATTTAACACAGTTAAGACGTACAAAAATTGGTGACTATAAAATTGAAGACGCAACGACTCAGTTTTTAGATAATGATTTTAGATTTGGTAATAATTAA
- a CDS encoding MerR family transcriptional regulator: MKINLSDKLYYSIGEVAKAFDVNTSLIRYWEQEFPIIKPKKNKKGNRYFTPEDIKNLQIIYHLVKEKGYTLDGARIALTTNSKISETVTIIDRLEFVKAELLKLKESLADNPE, translated from the coding sequence ATGAAGATAAATTTATCAGATAAACTGTATTATTCTATAGGAGAAGTAGCGAAAGCTTTTGATGTAAACACTTCATTAATACGTTATTGGGAGCAGGAATTCCCTATCATTAAACCTAAAAAAAACAAAAAAGGAAACCGATATTTCACTCCTGAAGACATTAAAAATCTACAGATCATCTACCATTTGGTAAAAGAAAAAGGCTACACGCTGGACGGAGCCCGAATTGCGTTAACAACCAACTCCAAAATCTCTGAAACCGTCACGATTATCGATCGATTAGAGTTTGTAAAAGCTGAATTATTGAAGCTTAAAGAATCTTTGGCAGATAATCCGGAATAG